A stretch of DNA from Shewanella sediminis HAW-EB3:
GGACTGATGGCCATAAATGAATGGATTACTCACAAGAAGGAATAGAACCATGAAACACACAGTGATTACTGCGTTATTTACCGCTGCCCTATTATCTCTGAATATCAACATTGCCGAGGCTAAGACCAAAAGCCCGGAAGTCGATGTCGTTCAACCACAAAGCCAACATCAGAGTATCAATATCAATATCAATACCGCATCCGTTCAAGAGCTGGTCTTGCTCAATGGGATCGGCGAGTCCAAGGCACAAGCGATAATTGATTATCGTACCAGCCATGGACAGTTCGATTCCATTAACGATCTTGTCAAAGTGAAGGGCATAGGGACAAAATTAGTTGAAAAGAATAAGGGAGTGATCACTTTGTAATCGAACGGAACCATCAAAGAGACCTGTTTGCCGATATTTGCTTATAGAATCAGCAGTCGGTGCAGTTCTCTGGATATGTTTAGTTTAAAGGCTTGATTGCTGGGCGGGCATAGTAGATAATGCTCGCCGTTCTTTGAGGTGTTTATCTCGAGAAAGCAATGGTGACCCTAGGGTCCCCCCGCAATGATAACCTGTGAACTCGGCCAGGCCCGGAAGGGAGCAACCGCAGCAGGCGACTCATGTGCCGGGGTGCGGCTCTAGGGGAGCCTCCAAACTCCCCCTCACTCTTTACACCCTATTAAATTCGACTCATTTTATCGCAGCTCTCTTTGTCTGAGATAACCGCTCTATATTTTATTCAAATCACTCTTTTTCTTTGTTCAAGTTAGCCTTTAGAAATGCCCGCGACTTTTCCAATGCCGTTTGGATCTCTGACTTCATTTCTGCGAGTTCATTGTAATCTTCGAAGAAATAGGTATCGACCAGGTGGCGAATGTACCTGACCGGAAGCTGGTTGAGTGTGACACAGCAAAGATCAGCAAGATAATCGGCGGGTAACTCATCTAACAAGCCTTCATCGGATAATAGTTCTATTAAGAGTACTTCGTAATAATTTCGAATTTCTAGTTGCATAGAGATGCTCCATGATAATTATCGTAATTGCTATTAGCGAAAAAGCTACTGACCATTAGTTTGCTACCATAATCGGTTTGCAGCAATAGAAATTTTACCCGGCCTTTTTGATAATTCTAGTGCCAGTTTGTGATAACTGTCTAGCTACATATTGGAAATATAACCGTTTCTGGTTTTAAAAGGGCAGGCACCATAAAAGCAATGAGGAGAGTATAGGCATTGCGGATAGGGTAAAGGCACAAATTAGCTTGTAACTTGCGTTCTTAATTAGGTGATGAGTCACCTGTGCATGGCCGACGAGTGCTATCGAGAGTTAAGTGTTTGTGCGAAAAGTGGTGTTGAGAACTGATAACGCCAGCTCGTAGTGGCTGGCGTTTCACAAGGACTTGTTTACAGTTGTTTAATCGCCCAGCTCATGAACTCTTTACGGGTTTCTTTATCTGCGTGTAACCACCAGTATTGAAGCATTTGTTGAGCGTGTGCAGCATCGCTTGCTTTATCGCCTGAGACAGGAGTGGGGGTTATCCCGGCGTCGATAGGTGCAGGTTTACTGACTGGTGCAGTAGGTGTCGTGGATGCGATAACGGCACCACCTGTTGCAGCAGTGGCGACACTGGCAACATCCTGGCCATTTCCGCCACCGAAGAGAGTATTTACAAATGAATCTTCAGTAAATTCGGTCTGATCGACTCTATAGCTCACCTGACCCTTATCGCTTCGTGTGATCACGACCTGGGGAGATTTTGCAAAAGTTTTTGGTTTTTTTACAAAATCGCCATCGGCAGGTTTTAGTCGGTATTCATGATCGCCATCAACGTCAATAGCGATGATAAATGGTGATGACTTAACAAAGCTCTCACCGTCACTAAAATCATCCTCAACCATGTCATGGTAACGAATTGCAATTTTATGAGAACCATTGGTCAGTTCGAGATCGGCCTTATGATTGAATAGGCTGGTCTCTATTTTCTTCCCATCGATGGCAAGGTATTCGAACGCCATTGGAATATGCAAGTTGGCAGCCAGAACCGATGAGGAACCAAGCAGAGCGATGACTGCGGTGATTGGCTTGAGTGATTTCATTGTTACTCCTTAACGATAATAATTCGGATATATATCCAAACCAAACGGATCTAGTATCTTCTATTGGTTTGACTATAAGGGCGTTCAAACGCCTGAATACGCTCTTCTATATAGCTTATAGCTTGTCGGCATTTACCTAAACGTCGATGAACTAAAAGGATTTCATTTTGCATTTTGATTTTGTCAGCACTATGACAGTTTTCGAGTTCAGATTGCAAACTTTCAATTTTCTGCTCAAATTTCTGCACCCAATTATGGTGTTTATTGAGTTCTTCATAGAGTTGATGGCTGTTCTGCATCACGCCTGCAGCAATCCAGTTGAAGCCACTGTCATTATGGGTTTTCCTGCGGCGACTGCGAGCTTGTGCGATACGTGAGGTTTTTTGTTGTTCAGCCGATTTGACCCCAAGCGTGGTCGTATTTAAGGCTCTTCTTACCGCAGTGAACCTATCTTGTATACGCTCACAACTTACTGCGATAGTGCTTGCCGACAACTTATTTCTGAGTAACTTTTCTAACTGTTGAATACTCTTATTTATCTGCTCAATACAAGGCTTAAGTTCTGCACCGGTTTGAATGAAAAGCTCATCGTTAAAGCGTTCAGTGTCCTGAAGTAACCGTCTCTGGCCTTTGGGCAGTAAAGCGTCGTGTTGAAGCACTTCCTGTTCTAATTGTTTATGTTGGACTCTTAATCGTTTGAGTAGTTCATTTGTATTCAAAACCAAGCACTCCAGGCAAGTTTTGCTGCGGTCAATAGTACGATAGTTACAAACAGGGGCCTGATGAACTGCACCCCGAATTTTATCGCAGATCGCGCGCCAATAAACGAACCTAACATCATGCAGAGCCCCATGGATAGGCCAATTACCAGGTTGACTTTTCCCAGTGCAAAAAAGATTAACAGTGAGGTGAGGTTACTGGTGAATGTCATCGCCCTGGCCAAGCCACAGCTATGCAGAAGAGGGAGACGATGATAGGTAGTACTGCTGATTGTCCAAAAAGCGCCGGTACCAGGACCGGCAAAACCATCATAAAACCCCAATATTACCCCTTGGAGCCATTGTTTAACTGCAGTAGCCGGCTTTCTCAGTGGAGTAAAGCTGGTACAACCCATCG
This window harbors:
- a CDS encoding ComEA family DNA-binding protein, which encodes MKHTVITALFTAALLSLNINIAEAKTKSPEVDVVQPQSQHQSINININTASVQELVLLNGIGESKAQAIIDYRTSHGQFDSINDLVKVKGIGTKLVEKNKGVITL
- a CDS encoding late competence development ComFB family protein → MQLEIRNYYEVLLIELLSDEGLLDELPADYLADLCCVTLNQLPVRYIRHLVDTYFFEDYNELAEMKSEIQTALEKSRAFLKANLNKEKE
- a CDS encoding DUF2057 domain-containing protein; the protein is MKSLKPITAVIALLGSSSVLAANLHIPMAFEYLAIDGKKIETSLFNHKADLELTNGSHKIAIRYHDMVEDDFSDGESFVKSSPFIIAIDVDGDHEYRLKPADGDFVKKPKTFAKSPQVVITRSDKGQVSYRVDQTEFTEDSFVNTLFGGGNGQDVASVATAATGGAVIASTTPTAPVSKPAPIDAGITPTPVSGDKASDAAHAQQMLQYWWLHADKETRKEFMSWAIKQL
- a CDS encoding primosomal replication protein, producing the protein MNTNELLKRLRVQHKQLEQEVLQHDALLPKGQRRLLQDTERFNDELFIQTGAELKPCIEQINKSIQQLEKLLRNKLSASTIAVSCERIQDRFTAVRRALNTTTLGVKSAEQQKTSRIAQARSRRRKTHNDSGFNWIAAGVMQNSHQLYEELNKHHNWVQKFEQKIESLQSELENCHSADKIKMQNEILLVHRRLGKCRQAISYIEERIQAFERPYSQTNRRY
- a CDS encoding TSUP family transporter translates to MDLLFEPSTWAILAGIGLIAGFIDAVAGGGGLLSIPALLTVGIPPHLALGTNKLAACFGSSMAAFTYYRKNLFTPNLWYHTFIATFIGAVSGTFIVYLIDKSWLEKWLPVIIIVIAIYTLLKPNAMGCTSFTPLRKPATAVKQWLQGVILGFYDGFAGPGTGAFWTISSTTYHRLPLLHSCGLARAMTFTSNLTSLLIFFALGKVNLVIGLSMGLCMMLGSFIGARSAIKFGVQFIRPLFVTIVLLTAAKLAWSAWF